A window of the Zeugodacus cucurbitae isolate PBARC_wt_2022May chromosome 2, idZeuCucr1.2, whole genome shotgun sequence genome harbors these coding sequences:
- the Sell_0 gene encoding uncharacterized protein Sell_0, which translates to MKAFVVAGICLISIVSLSSAQFSNGRVLDPPNPQLCAQRIIHEKTPDGKGYFFSWRDPQLKGVEEDWLTARNFCRRRCMDSVSLETSLENEWIKQRVVNENVKYIWTSGRLCDFKGCDRPDLQPVNVNGWFWTATLQKLAPTSERSQGDWSPNGGIGLPQPDNREYKQNGAPENCVALLNQFYNDGVNWHDVACHHKKPFVCEENDALLKYVRYTNPNLRI; encoded by the exons ATGAAAGCGTTCGTCGTAGCCGGTATTTGCTTGATTAGCATTGTTAGCTTAAGCTCTGCACAATTCTCCAATGGACGCGTTTTGGATCCACCAAATCCACAATTGTGCGCTCAAAGGATTATACACGAAAAGACACCCGATGGCAAAGG ctACTTCTTCTCGTGGCGCGATCCACAATTGAAGGGTGTGGAAGAAGATTGGTTGACAGCCAGAAACTTCTGTCGCAGACGTTGCATGGACTCAGTTTCATTGGAAACTAGCTTAGAAAATGAATGGATAAAGCAACGTGTTGTAAACGAAAAT GTGAAATATATCTGGACCAGTGGTCGCCTGTGTGACTTCAAGGGTTGTGACCGTCCCGATTTGCAGCCCGTCAACGTCAACGGCTGGTTCTGGACCGCTACTCTGCAAAAATTGGCCCCAACTTCCGAACGCTCACAGGGTGATTGGTCACCAAACGGCGGTATTGGTCTGCCTCAGCCCGACAACCGTGAATACAAACAGAACGGTGCTCCCGAAAATTGCGTGGCATTGCTCAACCAGTTCTACAATGACGGTGTCAACTGGCACGACGTCGCCTGCCATCACAAGAAACCATTCGTGTGCGAGGAAAACGATGCCCTGCTGAAGTATGTGCGCTATACAAACCCAAATTTGCGCATTTAA
- the LOC105210223 gene encoding beta-catenin-like protein 1 — MDVGELLSFKPEQTPKRPHDEDDDYLLNSTEDRSTRDVKRDEKSKRMRRIEQAKESADFVKPDVPSLDTFFGPELTEEERINILNYVENEDAEGDVLDEVGLKKLLLVFEKRNLKNQEMRIKYPDNPEKFMESEVDLHSVIQELKGVATVPDLYPVLVELHGIPSILELLAHPNTDIAVAIVDLLQEVTDVDILGESSEGAEILIEALRKQQICALLVQNLERLNEEVKEEADGVHNSLAIVENLTEMHSDIVREAAEQGLLAWILKRLKQKTPFDPNKLYCSEILSILIQTNNDNRLMLGTIDGIDVLLQQLAIYKRHDPTSTEEQEYMENLFNCLCSALMAKENRERFLKGEGLQLMNLMLREKKMSRNGSLKVLDHAMSGPDGRENCNKFVDILGLRTIFPLFMKTPKRNKKQLLSSDEHEEHVCSVIASMLRNCRGAQRQRLLSKFTENDHEKVDRLLELHLKYLEKVETVDREIDQQGKNTEIDEDEEAENNYIKRLTGGLFTLQRIDYIILEVSATADTVKQRVVQILNLRGSSMKTIRNVMREYAGNFGDDGDADWKEQEQSHIVSLIDRF, encoded by the exons atGGATGTCGGTGAATTACTCTCATTTAAG CCAGAACAGACACCAAAACGTCCACATGATGAGGATGATGATTACTTATTGAATTCCACGGAGGACAGATCTACCAGAGATGTTAAACGGGATGAAAAGTCAAAACGAATGCGCCGCATTGAACAAGCTAAGGAGTCAGCGGATTTCGTGAAACCTGACGTACCATCTTTGGATACCTTCTTCGGTCCTGAACTTACTGAAGAAGAGCGtattaatatattgaattaTGTAGAGAATGAAGATGCGGAAGGTGACGTACTCGATGAAGTAGGACTGAAGAAATTACTGCTGGTTTTTGAAAAACGCAATTTAAAAAATCAGGAAATGAGAATCAAATATCCTGATAACCCAGAAAAATTTATGGAGTCGGAAGTCGATTTGCATTCTGTCATACAGGAACTAAAGGGCGTTGCGACCGTGCCTGATCTCTACCCAGTATTGGTGGAATTGCATGGCATACCTAGTATATTAGAATTGCTTGCACACCCCAATACAGACATTGCCGTTGCGATTGTGGATCTATTGCAAGAAGTCACCGATGTAGATATCTTAG gaGAGAGTAGTGAAGGAGcggaaattttaattgaagctTTGCGTAAACAACAGATTTGTGCACTTTTAGTACAAAATTTAGAACGTCTTAACGAAGAAGTTAAAGAGGAAGCTGATGGTGTTCATAACTCCCTGGCGATTGTGGAGAATTTAACAGAAATGCACAGTGATATTGTTCGTGAAGCAGCGGAGCAAGGTTTACTTGCTTGGATACTGAAAAGACTAAAACAAAAGACACCTTTTGATCCCAATAAACTATATTGCAGTGAAATACTTTCCATactaatacaaacaaacaacgaTAACCGACTGATGCTTGGCACAATTGATGGCATTGATGTATTATTGCAACAGCTGGCTATCTACAAACGACATGATCCTACCTCTACAGAAGAACAGGAATATATGGAAAATCTATTCAATTGCCTTTGTTCAGCACTAATGGCCAAAGAAAACAGGGAACGTTTTCTAAAAGGCGAAGGCTTACAGCTCATGAATTTAATGCTACGCGAAAAGAAGATGTCACGGAATGGTTCGCTTAAAGTGCTTGATCACGCCATGTCAGGACCGGATGGTCgtgaaaattgtaataaattcgtAGACATACTTGGACTTCGTACAATTTTCCCGTTATTCATGAAAACACCGAAGCGTAATAAAAAACAGCTATTATCATCGGATGAACACGAGGAACATGTTTGTTCCGTCATAGCTTCAATGCTGAGAAATTGCAGAGGAGCACAAAGGCAACGACTGCTATCGAAATTCACGGAAAATGACCATGAAAAGGTAGATCGGCTGTTGGAGTTGCATTTGAAGTATTTGGAGAAGGTGGAAACCGTAGACCGGGAAATAGATCAACAAGGAAAG aaTACTGAAATCGATGAAGATGAGGAGgcagaaaataattacatcAAGCGACTGACAGGTGGACTTTTCACGCTGCAACGAATCGACTATATCATTTTAGAAGTATCAGCTACAGCGGATACAGTAAAACAACGAGTCGTACAGATTTTGAATTTACGCGGTTCATCAATGAAAACTATCAGAAATGTTATGCGAG AATACGCCGGAAATTTTGGTGATGACGGCGATGCTGATTGGAAGGAACAAGAACAATCTCACATTGTTTCGTTGATTGATAGATTCTAA